DNA from Biomphalaria glabrata chromosome 14, xgBioGlab47.1, whole genome shotgun sequence:
GCAGCAAGCTCGCGAATGATATTGACGTTTTGATTACCTGCAGAGCAAGTCGAATTTTTCCAGAAGGTACTTGTAAAATCATAGTCTTCGATAATGAGGTAATAACCATGATTAACATTATTctgaagaaaaaacaactcCTGTGATCTACTTATTCTACTAGTTAAAAGACATAACTTAACTTCTTTTTTCTAAAATTCGCGTATCTATTTCTATGACCTATGGccaacgagggtgccatgtggtcaGAACAAGGACCAACAGCTTTTACCCTCCCTACGTAAATCAGGCCTATGTTAGAGTTGAGCGGACTCATCGTGTACTAATAactcaaaatcacagtctttatttatttactttggaTTCGAACTTGAAACCCGTTGGTTCGAAAGCCCAGCGCTTTATCTTTCACCGACCACTCcccatagaaacaaaagagctATACACCAACAGTCCCATAGATAGCATTTATTTCTTACTTTTGTTATAGGTTTAGAATAAGGGTAAGGTGATCGGGAAAGTGACGATactataaatagactatttTAGACGGAAATAGGGAATGATGGGATATTAACAAAATAAGGAATTATGGGAAGATGACAGTTAGTAACGGACTCATTCTTTTAGCAAGCAAGATGGTAGTTTTGTTTTAGAACTGTGACATTAGGACTGTGCCCTATAATTgtgtattaaataatatttctcaaGTGTATAATGTCGTATCGAGTTATTCATAGACTTTAATATGTGTTGTGTGGTTTGAATCGAACTCCAGTTAGTAAAACTTCAagtaatttacataaaatatctagatctacattttcaaCAAAACACTACATCAACACTTTAGTCCGAAGACTGCAGATTAGACAATATcgtaaatagaaaaaaaaaaagctttatttcCTTTTATAGTTTTAGATGTACTTAAACTTTTAACCAAAAAAAgcttgtaaataaaaataaggcTAATGGTATGTCCATTATTTAGTGCATACAAATAACAACGTTTATATATCGTAATCTGCTGTTTGTTAAGTAAAGTAAGTTCTTCTTTTAGGCCTTGCGATTTATAGGTCAACCGTTTTTTTAGCCAACGGTTGTCGAGCAGGCATAATTTAACTTCTTTTTTTCGAAAAATCGCTTATCTGTTCCTATGACCTATggctaatgagggtgtcatgtggtcagcacaacaaccaaccgcctttactttcccaaactaaagtcaggtacccattagagttgggtggaatcgGGCGCCTAAAAATACCGAAATTCAAATTCTATAATCGGCATTCAAATCCAGAACCTCAGATTCGGGATCCAagctcttaaccactcagcaACCGCGCCCTCGCTATTAGCTTACTTTTGTTCAGTGTTTATCCATTtctattgctttttttaaactcttaagTATATCGATACTTTTGTCGTCTGTAAACCGAAATAAAAGAAAACCGAGTTTACTAGAAATCGTCCTTTTTGCAAATTTGCCAACATGTTcaaaaaatatacaataatttcaatAAGCCCCGCTATATTTATgtacaaatcttatcttatataatacagacgttacttcaaaaaagaagatgattacgtcctacgcgtcatgcatttagtcatgcatattaaccaatgacttaaattctgccaagtcactggttttcctggctagctcaggcaacccattccatgctctaatagcactaggaaagaaggagtatttgtacaaatttgtcctagcatatgggacgaggaatgtgcctttatctttgtgtctttcagagtattttattaaattttgtttttgtatttgaagattatggttcagtgttttatgtatgattgctactttacttttgagccttctgtcctgaaggctttctaaatttagtgattttactaaagtgttactctagtcaaatgtgaatattcgtttgttatgaatcgcactgctctattttctgtctgttctagtttcttaatgttttcttgagttgaggggtcccaaacagaggatgcatattctattattggcctaaccaaggttaaataacattttagttttatgttcttatttgatttatagaaatttcttttaataaatcctaatgctttgtttgatttttttgtagtttcatcaatatgtggattccatgacagtttttcatttattataacacctaggtattttgcgtttttagtctgtgttactggtttgccatgaataagataagtggaattaatttgttttattttttttgttactcttaacaactgacatttttctgggtggaaagacatgctccaatttgattcccatttctgtaattcatctaattctctttgtaaaatatctgtgtcttgtgttgtttttattgttctatatattatgcaatcgtctgcaaataatctgacttttgttcctgaattaatgcaatttggtaaatcatttatgttgtaagaacatactaaaataataatgGGAATAATATTTGACAATTAACTGCAGCATGTTTTAtcactttcttttatttcttttaaaaacaaactcttttggttattaaaattatttatgcaaacagtttatatcatgagacagacagacagacagaaagacagacaaataaaaacaaacaaagacagaATGAAAATTGTACAGAATTGTTTTAtatctctaaaataaaaaaaaaagttgattaaaCATCTAAATTGTGTTACTTAGAAGTCTATGTCTAGATCAACAACTGTGTCCAGTCAAAACAACGAGACTTCAGTACCTGATGTTTACTTCGACACTCAGTGCATTATTGCTTTACCCATAAGTAAATTACAATTAGGTATTCATGTAGTAAGTGTAATAGTCTATCCAAACGTGACCAACAGTGAAGATGACCTCAGGTTCGGTACCAAGGAAACTGTacaatttaaaattcaaaaagGTTAGTACATTTGATAGCTTGGGCTAACACTCTGAAACATTATACATGATTTTGCTATCTATATGACAATACTGCTTACACACTCTGTCACTATATGACAATACTGCTTACACAGTCTGTCCTCAATATGACAAAAATACTGCTTACACATTCTGTCATCTATATTACAATACTGCTCACACAGTCTGTCCTCAATATGAAACTACTGCTTACACACTCTGTCATATATATGAAAATACTGCTTACACAGTCTGTCCTCAATATGACAATACTGCTTACACATGCTGTCATCTATATTACAATACTGCTCACACAGTCTGTCCTCAATATGAAAATACTGCTTACACAGTCTGTCCTCAATATGACATTACTGCTAACACAGTCTGTCCTCAATATGACTACATTAACCCAATAGAGTACATGGCTTTCACAATCTAAGTATTTCTTTATGCATCgaataattttctttaaattatacaaaaaataCATTCTTGTTTACAAAATATACTTCAGACAATGGTTAacaacattttatattatttcccAGCTTTTAAAGAGACGTCTATTTGTATTCCAACTTTAGAAAATGATTCAATTCTAGTGGACTGTGAAAAGTGTGCAGTTTTTCCTGTGATGTTATGTCAAGTTAACGCGACTAAGAATGGAGTacgttttcattttttaaataactttttatagTTCATATTGTTTGAtgtaagggggaggggggagtgagttggttgagtggttaagcgcttggcttcaaaaCCTGGGGTCTTGGGTCGAATCTctgttaagactgggattttgaattttgggatttttttgggcgtccctgagtcctcccaactctaatggatgattgactttagttggggtaaagtaaaggcggttagtcgttgtgctgaccacatgacaccctcattagccataggtcatagaaacagacaaGGGAATTTTCGAAAAAAGAAGCTAAATTATGTCTGCCAATCGACACCCTGatagttaaccgttggccatacaaacagatgaccttaacatcatctgccccatagatcgcatggtctgataGGGAAACTTAGGAGAGCCGGCATAATGAGACCAGCATAGTCACAGATGGAAACCAAAatttagaccaaaaaaaaatataaataaaataaaaataaaaaaaataaaaataaaaatagaacatATAAGGTAATGTAATTTGTCATTAAACAGCTATACAATGTAAATTTTGAGCAAACatatttcatataaaaaaacagaaaaacaaatgtgatggtaatattcaaaattaattgaatatatttattaaatatgttCGCACTATAGGTTAATTACTATTTCTATGTTTTTCTATATTGTTTTTTAGTGGATAACTGGCTATGGGTTGGTTTGGTCAGTTGCTtctctctcagctttttgttggttcggcgctttTTCACGCTGGCCACTCTCCTTGCTTTATATCTCGTGAATCCGACAcgcacagcttcacgccatgaggagcgattgagagctagtgcttcccagacgagaatgtcaatatcacactccttgaaggagctcttaagTGTGTTTTTATAGCACTTGTATTGACCCTCCCTGAGTCCCTTGGAGCGTCCCCCTGAGCACCATTCTACCTATAACTacccgtacagaagtcgtttagAATATAATTGTCTGGCATGAGGACTACGTGTCCCGCCCATAGAAATGGGCACCGTTATACTGTTGCATTGATACTATTCATGTTAGACAACTGTAGGATTTCAGTATCCTGTATGTCGTGGGACAAACACACTTTATGAATTTTCCTAAGACAGCGTAGGTAGAAGGAGTTTAGCATTTTGATGTGCCGGGAATATAATCCAGTTTTAATTTTTGTCTTTATTGTTCTTTAAGTACAACATATTTTTAGTAGAGTGTTATGTAATAATTAgagtagattagttttaataTAGAATTCTGCACTTTGGTTAAAGATGGTAGAAGTAGTCACGTGACCGCACAGGCTTATGATGTTAGCGACAAGGAACAAGTAAAATGTACTACAGTAGGTCTTTGAGTATTGTAGAAGCGTCATGAAATAACTTTTGTAGTAGTGAAGAAGTATCTAGTGACTAAGACGATAATGTtctttttgtaaacaaatatagTTTTAATTCTAAAGATGAGTTCAATCACAATTGTGTGAGCTTTTGCTTCATATAGTGCTCATGAATACAAAAGAATTATGAATGTTAAGTTAACCaaaatttttaacataaaataaaactttttttttcatttacatgTTTCAAAGACTTTCCacacaaagaaaatgtttacattattaattttttgtatttgtaaattatccTTTCGTAAAAGTATTATTGCACATTAATTTAATTccttgttttaaagaaaaagttcagTTCTCTTGATGTGAGACATCAGCATGAGTACATTGATGCCGAGCACATAACATACAACTCTTCGTGTAGAATACGACTGGCACTGAGTGGTCGACTAAATGATTCTTATGACTTAACAATTAGAATGTATCAAGGAACTACCGATAGTGCTGCCAATGTAGTCAATTTTCATTTCGTTTTCACTTTTGGTAAGTCAAGTTCACACATTGTTTGATAATATCTTTTATTCTGATAAATGTgcaagaaacttaaaaaaaaaatttctaagaGGAATAACTCTACATTTACTGACATATTTCTAAATACGTCAgaattatttctctttcttatgtcaaacaaaattaatgaattatcctaatcaaatattttattaatagttTCATTAATTCATATGTTGTGATTGACAAaagataattgtgcaaagttttaatgaatgaagagtgggagaaataatgtgttaaaAAACGTGTATCAGGCAGATATAATGAATTTACTGTTTAAGTATTAACATCAAAGTACAGCTCTTCTAAGTTGACTTTAAAATGGCACGTAAACCAGTttctttaataaatacattataataATGACCTACATCCACAAGGCTACACTTCAAAAGCAAATGGAGCATGATTTGATTACATTTCAAAAGCGATTTGagttttacataaatatactttaaaagcagagttttgtaaaaatataattaagaaTCTATCTAAATACATGAATAAACACATTTCATTattgaaaaatacatttaattgtaaaatctttcatttaaaacaaatacaggaGAGAATCTGACGTGTGGCCATTCGTTTCTAATGAACTCACTAGCACTGACGTGTTCCATGCAGGACATATTCCCCACAGCGTTGTGTCGATTTGATACGATAGATAAACATGTAAGTAGCCCAATACACTAATGCAGTCTTGCTTAAACATTCAACATTGGCTCCCCTTTAGACAAAACCCCCCTAGCCAACTTTGTGTCTAGGGCAATGCTGTATGCTCCCACGATTGAGAGTTTgaaaagtaaatgaaatacaatataatttacgcaaatctctttttttttctccttatattttcaatatatttagaACCTAAATTTAagtcatgttttcttttttaagtttttttttctttcaaaaaatatATGGAGTGAAAGTAGTTTTAGCTGGCGCCTACAACAAACTTTATTGGTAGCAAGAAGGCAGCACGTCAAAAAGAgcttaatgttttaaatgtgaGACTTGCGATATTAAACTTTAATCTTGCAATCAGTGTGGGGGGAAGTTATCTTCTAAAGCTTTGTGTTCATCattgttaattaaaaagtaGGGCCAactaaatcaaaaaaaaaaactaaaagggGGTCCTATGCGGAACGGATCGCCCGAGGATATGGTCAGGGTAGGGaaaaggtaacaaaaaaataaataggattttgtattagaaattaaattgatctttgcattacatttttattaaaggaACTCTGACAATATCATTTCTTAACGCGCGTAgcattggcgttttccatattgaatgacatcccaaaatgacaagtttttttttcttttttagaaactttttttagttttcaggagatttagtTAAATTCAATGAGATATCTAGGGCTTTTCCGTATATTCTGCATGatctcctggaaaatcaggagtcTGCGGGAACCACGCAATCCTTTTTTGGAGcgcagaacacagtttgagaaacgctgcataTTGCTGCACACCAGCATAAGCTCATCACTTTGACGGGTATCATGTGGAGTAGGCCacgacaaaataataaaatcccCAAATCTATCATTAACAACAAAAGCGCCAGGacacaaacaacatttttagtactttgtaatttgttttatttaataaatttaataaatttaataaataccaCATTATAGTTTTCTTTTATCATACTATAAGCAATCTGAAGACATCTCATAAAATTTACTTCCGCATAAAATAGAATAGACGATATTCAGAGGAAGCAAACTATTATCCTATAAGTCTAGTGTCTATTAAAAATGATTCTCCTCAGGTAGGCTATGATATCATAGGACCAATCAGCT
Protein-coding regions in this window:
- the LOC106073728 gene encoding uncharacterized protein LOC106073728 isoform X1: MSRSTTVSSQNNETSVPDVYFDTQCIIALPISKLQLGIHVVSVIVYPNVTNSEDDLRFGTKETVQFKIQKAFKETSICIPTLENDSILVDCEKCAVFPVMLCQVNATKNGKKFSSLDVRHQHEYIDAEHITYNSSCRIRLALSGRLNDSYDLTIRMYQGTTDSAANVVNFHFVFTFGENLTCGHSFLMNSLALTCSMQDIFPTALCRFDTIDKHVGYDIIGPISYSHVLSSQPNVSYESTCTVTVSINQDFVGQISILVTMYPDIIECRGDDQCVTQLDFIYDIG
- the LOC106073728 gene encoding uncharacterized protein LOC106073728 isoform X2 codes for the protein MSRSTTVSSQNNETSVPDVYFDTQCIIALPISKLQLGIHVVSVIVYPNVTNSEDDLRFGTKETVQFKIQKENDSILVDCEKCAVFPVMLCQVNATKNGKKFSSLDVRHQHEYIDAEHITYNSSCRIRLALSGRLNDSYDLTIRMYQGTTDSAANVVNFHFVFTFGENLTCGHSFLMNSLALTCSMQDIFPTALCRFDTIDKHVGYDIIGPISYSHVLSSQPNVSYESTCTVTVSINQDFVGQISILVTMYPDIIECRGDDQCVTQLDFIYDIG